In the Spirochaetota bacterium genome, TTGATAACGTAAAAAACATTCTCTTCATCGTGGAAACGAAAGACGGCACCATTACCTCCATGCTGTACGGGCGCGGCGGCAATAAGCCCGTATTGATGAAGCTGGATAAGAACGGCCGCGTCCTTTCCTTCAAGAGGCTTGCCAATGACATTGACGGGTTCCAGGTCGGCAGCGTCTCATACACCAGGGAAGGCTTTTTCATCCTGGCCGGCACCAAGTATAACAACGGCTATAACACCATTAACACCTATATCCAGGATCTCCGGCTCATGAAACTGGACGCAGAGGGGACCGTCCTGTGGGACAGGGGATACGGCGGCCTGAAGCAGGATTTCGGACGGCGTGCCTCCGGTACCGCCGACGGCGGCTTTGTCGCGGCCGGCTGCTCCTCTTCGTTCAACAATCGGAATGAATGGGATTTTTATATCGTCCGCGTCGATTCCCATGGGAACAGGCAGTGGGAAAAGTATTACGGGGGCGCAGATACGAACTATATCAGCTCATGCCATGAGACCCAGGACGGCGGCTACATCTGCGGAGGCACCAGGATCAGAAAGGCCGGAAGCCAGTATATGCTGGTCAAGCTTGACGGCAGGGGGAACAGGGTCTGGGAAAAATTCTACGGCGCGGGGAAGCTGAACTTGATGATGAACGATTTCTCCATTGCCGGTGATGGCGGTTTTATCTGCATAGGCCAGCTGGAAAACGCGCCTGCCCAGCGGATCGACAATTACGCGGTCAAGACAGACGACAAGAGGAACTCCGGTTCCTTTCCATCGCGATAAACCTCAGAAATAATTTTTCAAGAAGGCGGGATTCCTTGACCCCAATCTTGCTATTAACCCAAACTTGTCCCCGCAGTAATGTATTGACAAAATATTGACAATGGGTTGTTATTGCTCAATTTTTTTCGAAACAACCTGGGGGGAAATCATGAAAATTTCGGAAGTTGCGGCCATTGTTACGGGCGGCGCGTCGGGTCTCGGCGAAGCCGTCGTTCGCGCCATAATATCCGGCGGAGGAAAGGCCGCGATCCTTGACCTGGCGGATGATAAGGGAAGCAAGCTGGCTGCCGAACTGGGCGGCGCCGCGATATACTGCAAGACGGACGTATCCAGCGAGTCGGATGTCGCCGCGGCCATTGAACGCGCGGTTGAGAAATTCGGCCGTATCAATGTTGCGGTCAACTCGGCCGGTATCCTCAATCCGGGTAGAGTCTTAAGCAAGAAGGGCCCTATTGACCTGGGGAAGTTTGAACTGCTGATCAAGGTCAACCTGGTCGGCACCTTCAATGTCATACGCCTCGCGGCCATGAAGATGTCTGAAAACGAGCCCAACAGCGAAAAGGAGCGGGGCGTTATCGTGAACACCGCCTCGGTCGCCGCCTTCGATGGTCAGATAGGACAGGCCGGATACGCGGCGTCAAAGGGCGGGATTGTGGGGATGACCCTTCCCATCGCCAGGGAGCTGGCCGCGTACGGTATCAGGAACATGACCATTGCCCCGGGAATCTTCGATACGCCAATTATGGCCTCCTTATCTGACGAGGTGCGAGCGTCCTTCGGCCAGAGCATTCCCTTCCCTTCAAGGATGGGCCGGCCCGACGAGTTCGCGTCGCTGGTGCTCCATGTGATTGAGAATACCATGTTGAATGGAGAGGTCATCAGACTCGACGGCGCCCTGCGTATGGCGCCGAAATAATTACATGAGTGCTCCCCCTCCCTTGATGGGAGGGGTCAGGGGAGGGTGATAATCACTTTCGATTGGTTATCCCTCCCCATCAGTCCTCCCCCTTGATGGGGAGGATGTGTTGATATTAGTATAACGGTTTATCAGGGGGAAAGAGGTGAAAGAAGTTGTTATTGTAAGCGGATGCCGAACGGCGCAGGGGAGCTTTAACGGGTCCCTGGCCGGGGTCGGAGGGACGAAACTGGGGGCCCTGGTCATGGAAGAGGCCATAAAAAGGGCCGGCATATCCAAAGAAGTCGTGGATGAGGCCATCATGGGTATGGTGCTTCCCTGCGGATACGGCCAAAACCCGGGGAAGCAGGCGGTCATCCAGGCCGGTCTTCCCTGGCATGTGGGCGGCATCACCGTTAACAAGGTGTGCGGTTCCGGACTGAAAGCGATAATGCTGGGTGCCCAGGCCATCGCCGTTGGCGACGCGGAGATTGTCATTGCCGGCGGCATGGAAAACATGTCCATGGCGCCCTATTACCTGGAAAAGGCGCGCTTCGGGTACCGGATGAACGCCGGGAAGATCGAGGACCACATGGTCCATGACGGCCTGTGGGACATCGTCAACGATTTCCACATGGGCATTTCCAATGAGCTCTGCTCTGAGAAATACAATATCACGCGAGAAGACCAGGACCGCCACGCCGCCGAATCGTACAGCCGGGCCCTTGACGCGATCAGGGCCGGCAGGTTCAAGGATGAGATCGTGCCGGTCCCTTTGCAAAAGCGCAAAGGCGAAACCGTTCTCTTCGATACGGACGAATGTCCCCGGGAAACCACCTACGAGGACCTGTCGAAGATGAAGGCGGCCTTCAAGCCGGGCGGCCTGACCACGGCCGGCAACTCCTCCGTGATAAGCGACGGGGCGGCGGCGGTGGTCCTTATGTCGCGGGAAAAGGCGAAGGAGCTGGGCTGCACGGTACGGGCCACCATTGGCGCGCAGGCGTCGATGGGAATCGACATGAAATACGTTCTCGTGGCCCCGATCTGGGCTATCCCCAAGTGTCTTAAAAAAGAAGGGATTTCGGTTGACGATGTCGACCTATTCGAGATAAACGAGGCCTTCAGCGGCGCCTACGTGGCGGTTTTGCGGGAGCTCAAGATCGATCGGGCGAAGTCAAACGTGAACGGCGGCGGCATAGCCCTGGGCCATCCCATCGGCGCCAGCGGGTGCCGCGTCCTTGTATCGCTGATGTACGAGATGGAGCGGCGCGACAAGCATGTCGGGTGCGCCTCCCTCTGCCTGGGCGGCGGCGAGGCCGTGGCCATGGTCATCAGGCGGTAGGGTCATAAGTCCCGTTCCGTTTCGCGGGCGATGACCATGCGCTGGACCTCCGAGGTCCCCTCGTATATGGTCGTCACCCGGGCGTCCCGGTAGAGCCTCTCGATCTTGTTGTCGCGGATGTATCCGTATCCCCCGAAGACCTGGAGGGCCTTGTAGGCGCAGCGGTTGAGACTCTCCGTCGCGTAGAGCTTGGCGATGGAGGCTTCCCGCGAGAAAGGCCCTTTCTTGTCCTTGAGTGATGCGGCGCTCCAGGTGAGCAGCGCCGAGGCCTCGTGGGCTACGGCGATATCAGATATCATGTTCTGGATCGCCTGGTGCTTGATGATGGCCTTGCCGAACTGCTTCCTGTCCCGCGCGTAGGTCACGGCCTCGTGGAGGCAGGCGGCGGTCATGCCCGTGGCCTGTGACGCAATGCCGATCCTCCCGCTGTCCAGGGCATTCAGGGCGATCTCCAGTCCCATGTCCGGCTTCCCCAGGAGGTTCTTCTCCGGGACCTCGCAATCCTCGAGGAAAACGCTAACCGTGTTGGACGCGCTGAGGCCCATCTTCTTTTCATCCTTGCCGATGACGAGCCCCTTTGATCCAGCCGGCACCAGGAAGGCCGAAAGACCGCTTCTGACCTGGGACGTCCTCGCTATGAGAATGAATAACCCCGCATACCTGCCGTTGGTGATGAACTGCTTGGCACCGTTCAGTATGTATGATTTTCCTTTTTTCACCGCCATTGTCTTGAGCGAGGAAGGGTCGGACCCCGCCTCCGGCTCGGTAAGGGCGAAGGCGCCCACGTGCTCTCCCGACGCCATCGGAATGAGGAAGGATCTCTTCTGCTCGTCCGAACCGAATTTGAGGATAGGCTCGGCGGCAAGATTGGTCACGCTCAGGGTCACGGCCACGGAGGCACAGGAGAAGG is a window encoding:
- a CDS encoding 3-hydroxyacyl-CoA dehydrogenase, encoding MKISEVAAIVTGGASGLGEAVVRAIISGGGKAAILDLADDKGSKLAAELGGAAIYCKTDVSSESDVAAAIERAVEKFGRINVAVNSAGILNPGRVLSKKGPIDLGKFELLIKVNLVGTFNVIRLAAMKMSENEPNSEKERGVIVNTASVAAFDGQIGQAGYAASKGGIVGMTLPIARELAAYGIRNMTIAPGIFDTPIMASLSDEVRASFGQSIPFPSRMGRPDEFASLVLHVIENTMLNGEVIRLDGALRMAPK
- a CDS encoding acetyl-CoA C-acetyltransferase; this encodes MKEVVIVSGCRTAQGSFNGSLAGVGGTKLGALVMEEAIKRAGISKEVVDEAIMGMVLPCGYGQNPGKQAVIQAGLPWHVGGITVNKVCGSGLKAIMLGAQAIAVGDAEIVIAGGMENMSMAPYYLEKARFGYRMNAGKIEDHMVHDGLWDIVNDFHMGISNELCSEKYNITREDQDRHAAESYSRALDAIRAGRFKDEIVPVPLQKRKGETVLFDTDECPRETTYEDLSKMKAAFKPGGLTTAGNSSVISDGAAAVVLMSREKAKELGCTVRATIGAQASMGIDMKYVLVAPIWAIPKCLKKEGISVDDVDLFEINEAFSGAYVAVLRELKIDRAKSNVNGGGIALGHPIGASGCRVLVSLMYEMERRDKHVGCASLCLGGGEAVAMVIRR
- a CDS encoding acyl-CoA dehydrogenase family protein, translated to MNLQLTDEQIMIRDMMREFAKSEIEPYAQEYNNRGEYPEGIIKKLGELGLFGMMVPERYRGSAAGAVSYSLALQEIAFSCASVAVTLSVTNLAAEPILKFGSDEQKRSFLIPMASGEHVGAFALTEPEAGSDPSSLKTMAVKKGKSYILNGAKQFITNGRYAGLFILIARTSQVRSGLSAFLVPAGSKGLVIGKDEKKMGLSASNTVSVFLEDCEVPEKNLLGKPDMGLEIALNALDSGRIGIASQATGMTAACLHEAVTYARDRKQFGKAIIKHQAIQNMISDIAVAHEASALLTWSAASLKDKKGPFSREASIAKLYATESLNRCAYKALQVFGGYGYIRDNKIERLYRDARVTTIYEGTSEVQRMVIARETERDL